A region from the Rhodamnia argentea isolate NSW1041297 chromosome 7, ASM2092103v1, whole genome shotgun sequence genome encodes:
- the LOC115743564 gene encoding pyruvate kinase 1, cytosolic isoform X2, whose translation MHSNHLLLEEPIRMASILEPSKASFFPAMTKIVGTLGPKSRSVEVLSGCLKAGMSVARLDFSWGNPEYHQETLENLKAAIKSTKKLCAVMLDTVGPELQVVNKSEKSISLQADAVVVLTPDQGNEASSELLPINFDGLSKAVKKGDTIFIGQYLFTGSETTSVWLEVSEVKGDDVVCVIKNSATLAGSLFTLHGSQIRIELPTLSDTDKEVISTWGVQNKIDFLSLSYTRHAEDVRHAREFLSKSGDLSQTQIFAKIENVEGLNHFDEILQEADGIILSRGNLGIDLPPEKVFLFQKAAVYKCNMAGKPAVVTRVVDSMTDNLRPTRAEATDVANAVLDGTDAILLGAETLRGLYPVETISTVGRICSEAEKVFNQDLYFKRTVKYVGEPMTHLESIASSAVRAAIKVKASIIICFTSSGRAARLIAKYRPTMPVLSVVIPRLKTNQLKWSFTGAFEARQSLIVRGLFPMLADPRHPAESTSATNESVLKVALDHGKASGVIKSHDRVVVCQKVGDASVVKIIELED comes from the exons ATGCATTCCAATCACCTGCTTCTCGAAGAGCCTATTCGGATGGCGTCCATCCTCGAGCCATCCAAGGCC AGCTTTTTTCCTGCCATGACGAAGATCGTGGGGACTCTTGGTCCCAAGTCCCGATCGGTTGAGGTCCTCTCCGGTTGTCTCAAGGCTGGAATGTCCG TGGCTCGATTGGACTTCTCTTGGGGGAATCCCGAGTACCACCAGGAGACTTTGGAGAATTTGAAGGCCGCCATCAAGAGTACCAAGAAGCTTTGCGCT GTTATGCTGGATACAGTCGGACCTGAGTTGCAGGTGGTTAACAAAAGTGAAAAGTCCATCTCACTGCAGGCCGATGCTGTTGTTGTTTTGACACCTGACCAAGGAAATGAGGCCTCTTCAGAGCTATTGCCTATTaattttgatggattgtcaAAG GCAGTGAAGAAGGGAGACACCATTTTCATTGGTCAGTACTTGTTCACTGGAAGTGAAACCACTTCTGTATGGTTGGAG GTGTCCGAAGTAAAAGGAGATGATGTGGTTTGTGTGATAAAGAACTCCGCTACACTAGCTGGATCACTATTTACCTTGCATGGTTCTCAAATTCGTATAGAGCTGCCTACACTTTCTGATACGGACAAGGAG GTTATAAGCACATGGGGAgtacaaaataaaattgacttCCTCTCACTGTCGTACACCAGGCATGCTGAAGACGTCCGCCAT GCACGTgaatttctttccaaatcggGTGATCTCAGTCAGACTCAGATTTTTGCAAAGATAGAGAATGTAGAA GGTTTGAATCATTTCGATGAAATCCTGCAAGAAGCTGATGGCATCATTCTTTCTCGTGGAAATTTGGGTATTGATCTTCCACCTGAGAAG gtgtttttatttcaaaaagcTGCTGTTTACAAATGCAACATGGCTGGGAAGCCTGCAGTAGTTACTCGTGTTGTGGACAGTATGACAGATAACCTGAGGCCTACTCGTGCTGAAGCGACTGATGTTGCTAATGCTGTATTGGATG GGACTGATGCAATTCTTCTTGGTGCTGAAACCTTGCGTGGATTATATCCTGTAGAGACTATATCAACTGTTGGTAGAATTTGTTCTGAG GCTGAGAAGGTGTTCAATCAAGATCTCTATTTCAAGAGGACTGTCAAGTATGTTGGAGAACCAATGACCCATCTGGAATCTATTGCTTCATCTGCG GTACGAGCAGCAATCAAGGTGAAGGCATCTATTATTATATGTTTTACTTCTTCTGGAAGGGCTGCAAG GCTGATAGCTAAGTACAGGCCGACAATGCCCGTATTATCAGTTGTCATACCTCGTCTGAAGACAAACCAATTGAAGTGGAGCTTCACTGGTGCATTTGAG GCAAGGCAATCACTCATAGTGAGAGGTCTCTTCCCCATGCTTGCTGATCCTCGGCACCCT GCGGAATCCACAAGCGCGACAAATGAATCCGTTCTGAAGGTTGCTCTCGATCATGGAAAGGCATCCGGGGTTATAAAGTCACACGATCGCGTCGTGGTTTGCCAGAAAGTTGGAGATGCTTCCGTGGTTAAGATTATCGAGCTCGAAGATTAA
- the LOC115743582 gene encoding uncharacterized protein LOC115743582 gives MRSVATCYSEHAIKVSDSYCSGPSNRSCLSPASAPSMPNAVTCIYRSRLSNQRHLLITITWCNNFLGQGLAISIADDKSSPPKCRANSRQLQKRKGTKSFQSGNLRIEVFWDLLSAQFDSGPEPVHGFYVAVLVDSELGLLLGDMDEETDVIRLRTGLPRAKFSLVSRTAHFSGNSAFSAKAQFSSSGTSHDILIEYACEQDSRNPVLSVTVDKKKIFQVKRLRWNFRGNQTMFVDGVLVDMMWDVHDWFFDPRNGYAVFMFRTRSGLDNRLWLEEKKLDMEKEQDNVGFCLLICACKNPN, from the coding sequence ATGAGGAGCGTGGCGACTTGCTACAGCGAGCATGCCATCAAAGTATCCGACTCCTACTGTTCAGGGCCTTCGAACCGGTCCTGTTTGTCGCCAGCTTCGGCCCCCTCGATGCCGAATGCCGTCACTTGCATCTACAGATCGAGGCTCTCCAATCAGAGGCATCTCCTGATCACGATCACATGGTGCAACAATTTCTTAGGTCAAGGCCTGGCCATAAGCATCGCGGACGACAAGTCTTCGCCTCCCAAGTGTAGAGCGAATTCCCGGCAATTGCAGAAGAGGAAAGGCACGAAGAGCTTCCAATCTGGGAATTTGAGGATCGAAGTTTTCTGGGATCTTCTCTCTGCTCAGTTCGATAGCGGGCCAGAGCCGGTCCACGGGTTTTATGTCGCTGTTTTGGTCGACTCGGAATTGGGTCTGCTTCTTGGGGACATGGATGAGGAAACGGATGTGATCAGATTGAGAACCGGGCTCCCCCGCGCGAAATTCTCATTGGTTTCTCGGACCGCCCATTTCTCAGGCAATTCGGCCTTCTCGGCAAAGGCTCAGTTTAGCAGCTCGGGGACGAGCCACGACATCTTGATCGAGTACGCTTGCGAGCAAGATTCGCGGAATCCGGTATTGTCTGTGACGGTggacaagaagaaaattttCCAGGTGAAGAGATTGAGGTGGAATTTTCGTGGGAACCAGACGATGTTTGTGGACGGGGTGCTGGTGGACATGATGTGGGATGTGCACGACTGGTTTTTCGACCCCAGAAACGGGTACGCGGTGTTCATGTTCAGGACTAGGAGCGGACTGGACAACAGGTTGTGGTTGGAAGAGAAGAAGTTGGATATGGAGAAAGAGCAGGACAATGTTGGGTTCTGCCTCCTGATCTGTGCTTGTAAGAATCCTAATTGA
- the LOC115743564 gene encoding pyruvate kinase 1, cytosolic isoform X1: MHSNHLLLEEPIRMASILEPSKASFFPAMTKIVGTLGPKSRSVEVLSGCLKAGMSVARLDFSWGNPEYHQETLENLKAAIKSTKKLCAVMLDTVGPELQVVNKSEKSISLQADAVVVLTPDQGNEASSELLPINFDGLSKAVKKGDTIFIGQYLFTGSETTSVWLEVSEVKGDDVVCVIKNSATLAGSLFTLHGSQIRIELPTLSDTDKEVISTWGVQNKIDFLSLSYTRHAEDVRHAREFLSKSGDLSQTQIFAKIENVEGLNHFDEILQEADGIILSRGNLGIDLPPEKVFLFQKAAVYKCNMAGKPAVVTRVVDSMTDNLRPTRAEATDVANAVLDGTDAILLGAETLRGLYPVETISTVGRICSEAEKVFNQDLYFKRTVKYVGEPMTHLESIASSAVRAAIKVKASIIICFTSSGRAARLIAKYRPTMPVLSVVIPRLKTNQLKWSFTGAFEYNLQARQSLIVRGLFPMLADPRHPAESTSATNESVLKVALDHGKASGVIKSHDRVVVCQKVGDASVVKIIELED, from the exons ATGCATTCCAATCACCTGCTTCTCGAAGAGCCTATTCGGATGGCGTCCATCCTCGAGCCATCCAAGGCC AGCTTTTTTCCTGCCATGACGAAGATCGTGGGGACTCTTGGTCCCAAGTCCCGATCGGTTGAGGTCCTCTCCGGTTGTCTCAAGGCTGGAATGTCCG TGGCTCGATTGGACTTCTCTTGGGGGAATCCCGAGTACCACCAGGAGACTTTGGAGAATTTGAAGGCCGCCATCAAGAGTACCAAGAAGCTTTGCGCT GTTATGCTGGATACAGTCGGACCTGAGTTGCAGGTGGTTAACAAAAGTGAAAAGTCCATCTCACTGCAGGCCGATGCTGTTGTTGTTTTGACACCTGACCAAGGAAATGAGGCCTCTTCAGAGCTATTGCCTATTaattttgatggattgtcaAAG GCAGTGAAGAAGGGAGACACCATTTTCATTGGTCAGTACTTGTTCACTGGAAGTGAAACCACTTCTGTATGGTTGGAG GTGTCCGAAGTAAAAGGAGATGATGTGGTTTGTGTGATAAAGAACTCCGCTACACTAGCTGGATCACTATTTACCTTGCATGGTTCTCAAATTCGTATAGAGCTGCCTACACTTTCTGATACGGACAAGGAG GTTATAAGCACATGGGGAgtacaaaataaaattgacttCCTCTCACTGTCGTACACCAGGCATGCTGAAGACGTCCGCCAT GCACGTgaatttctttccaaatcggGTGATCTCAGTCAGACTCAGATTTTTGCAAAGATAGAGAATGTAGAA GGTTTGAATCATTTCGATGAAATCCTGCAAGAAGCTGATGGCATCATTCTTTCTCGTGGAAATTTGGGTATTGATCTTCCACCTGAGAAG gtgtttttatttcaaaaagcTGCTGTTTACAAATGCAACATGGCTGGGAAGCCTGCAGTAGTTACTCGTGTTGTGGACAGTATGACAGATAACCTGAGGCCTACTCGTGCTGAAGCGACTGATGTTGCTAATGCTGTATTGGATG GGACTGATGCAATTCTTCTTGGTGCTGAAACCTTGCGTGGATTATATCCTGTAGAGACTATATCAACTGTTGGTAGAATTTGTTCTGAG GCTGAGAAGGTGTTCAATCAAGATCTCTATTTCAAGAGGACTGTCAAGTATGTTGGAGAACCAATGACCCATCTGGAATCTATTGCTTCATCTGCG GTACGAGCAGCAATCAAGGTGAAGGCATCTATTATTATATGTTTTACTTCTTCTGGAAGGGCTGCAAG GCTGATAGCTAAGTACAGGCCGACAATGCCCGTATTATCAGTTGTCATACCTCGTCTGAAGACAAACCAATTGAAGTGGAGCTTCACTGGTGCATTTGAG TACAATTTGCAGGCAAGGCAATCACTCATAGTGAGAGGTCTCTTCCCCATGCTTGCTGATCCTCGGCACCCT GCGGAATCCACAAGCGCGACAAATGAATCCGTTCTGAAGGTTGCTCTCGATCATGGAAAGGCATCCGGGGTTATAAAGTCACACGATCGCGTCGTGGTTTGCCAGAAAGTTGGAGATGCTTCCGTGGTTAAGATTATCGAGCTCGAAGATTAA